In one window of Jatrophihabitans endophyticus DNA:
- a CDS encoding type II toxin-antitoxin system Phd/YefM family antitoxin: MTTVPLAEARAQLSKLVEDAVRTHERVEVTRNGRRAAVIMSADDYDSFMETLDILGDAEAMAEIRRADADIAGGNVSTLDEVEAEMRTLGRLPA; encoded by the coding sequence ATGACGACCGTGCCGCTCGCCGAGGCTCGTGCCCAGCTCTCCAAGCTCGTGGAGGACGCGGTACGCACGCACGAACGAGTCGAGGTCACCCGGAACGGACGCAGGGCGGCGGTGATCATGAGTGCCGATGACTACGACTCGTTCATGGAGACTCTGGACATACTCGGCGACGCCGAAGCGATGGCTGAGATCCGGCGGGCCGACGCGGACATCGCCGGCGGCAACGTGTCGACGTTGGACGAGGTAGAGGCGGAGATGCGGACCCTGGGGCGGCTGCCGGCGTGA
- a CDS encoding type II toxin-antitoxin system RelE family toxin, translated as MTYRVELAPAARRALTHTLPEAVAAACANFLRDVLALDPHRVGKPLRDHLAGRYSARRGEFWIIYEIYDDIVVVRIISIRHRRDAYS; from the coding sequence GTGACCTATCGGGTCGAGCTGGCGCCGGCTGCTCGACGCGCGCTGACCCATACTCTGCCGGAGGCGGTTGCCGCTGCCTGCGCGAACTTTCTGCGCGACGTGCTCGCCCTCGATCCTCATCGCGTCGGCAAGCCGCTGCGCGATCACTTGGCCGGCCGGTACTCCGCGCGTCGGGGGGAGTTTTGGATCATCTACGAGATCTACGACGACATCGTCGTCGTTCGGATCATCTCCATCCGCCACCGGCGCGACGCCTATTCGTGA
- a CDS encoding MarR family winged helix-turn-helix transcriptional regulator, with protein MTRRTPWAEYERAVRVYTDAGAAETVQRIVTAMSRLERRLDLFYSERFDAIDISRTEWPVLQALAMEGRRGGSHPSRLADAAGVTASTMTHRLDRMVERGLVERSPDPENRTRTVVSLTRDGWELFRRAVLDVESDEAGVFAPLTDAERTTLAGLLEKALAGQDTDHHHRRRPR; from the coding sequence ATGACGCGCCGCACGCCGTGGGCCGAGTACGAACGCGCCGTGCGCGTCTACACCGACGCCGGCGCGGCCGAGACCGTGCAGCGCATCGTCACCGCCATGTCGCGCCTCGAACGCCGGCTCGACCTGTTCTACAGCGAGCGCTTCGACGCCATCGACATCTCGCGTACCGAATGGCCGGTGCTGCAGGCCCTGGCGATGGAGGGACGCCGCGGCGGCTCCCACCCGTCACGGCTGGCCGACGCCGCCGGCGTGACCGCGTCCACCATGACGCACCGGCTCGACCGCATGGTCGAGCGCGGGCTGGTGGAGCGCTCCCCCGACCCCGAGAACCGCACGCGCACCGTCGTGTCGCTCACCCGGGACGGCTGGGAGCTCTTCCGCCGCGCCGTCCTCGACGTCGAGTCCGACGAGGCCGGCGTCTTCGCGCCGCTCACCGATGCCGAGCGCACCACGCTGGCCGGCCTGCTCGAGAAGGCGCTCGCCGGCCAGGACACCGACCACCATCACCGTCGCCGCCCGCGCTGA
- a CDS encoding MFS transporter: protein MRFAHRRLAVLLVGSSLGAVGWGAVLPFLYADIADARHLGASVAAVTFTAFALGALVAAPLAGRLADRSRPVRVATVARLGMVLAIVALAYAATALTLWAAAFAYGAALAVVQPSTAVLVLELTPAARRRGAFAWQFIGQNLGLAVGGMVGGYLVDLTVPTGSRPAYAFAAVCSAASAVLVAIAASRTARPALAVDEPAPTTGYRGVLQVPAVRWLLAVTVLLTLACYAQFDSGLPAYALSVLDVAPTTLGTAVAVNTVLVAALTAPVVRLTRTVAPAVLLATCAVLWIGVWVVLAAPMLHLGASGTFVVAGYGLFSVGETMLAPVLTPLAATLAPAGATGRTLAAVTGAQTLATAIGPGLSGLLLGLGLPLGFVALQILCCVLAIGCALRLGRVDAARHQQSLALAA, encoded by the coding sequence ATGCGTTTTGCCCACCGTCGCCTGGCGGTGCTCCTCGTCGGTTCGTCCCTCGGTGCGGTCGGCTGGGGCGCCGTCCTGCCGTTCCTCTACGCCGACATCGCCGACGCCCGCCACCTCGGCGCGTCCGTCGCCGCCGTCACGTTCACCGCCTTCGCGCTCGGCGCGCTCGTCGCCGCACCGCTCGCCGGCCGGCTGGCCGACCGTAGCCGTCCCGTCCGGGTCGCCACCGTCGCTCGCCTCGGCATGGTGCTCGCCATCGTCGCGCTGGCGTACGCCGCGACGGCCCTGACGCTGTGGGCGGCGGCGTTCGCGTACGGCGCCGCGCTGGCCGTGGTGCAACCGTCGACGGCCGTGCTCGTCCTCGAGCTGACGCCCGCCGCCCGTCGCCGCGGCGCGTTCGCCTGGCAGTTCATCGGGCAGAACCTCGGGCTCGCCGTCGGCGGCATGGTCGGTGGCTACCTCGTCGACCTGACCGTGCCCACGGGCTCGCGCCCGGCCTACGCGTTCGCCGCAGTGTGCAGTGCGGCGAGTGCGGTACTGGTGGCGATCGCGGCCAGCCGGACCGCCCGGCCCGCCCTCGCCGTCGACGAGCCGGCGCCGACGACCGGCTACCGCGGCGTCCTCCAGGTCCCCGCCGTGCGCTGGCTGCTCGCCGTGACCGTCCTGCTGACGCTCGCCTGCTACGCGCAGTTCGACTCCGGCCTGCCGGCGTACGCGCTCAGCGTGCTCGACGTCGCACCCACCACGCTCGGAACCGCGGTGGCCGTCAACACGGTGCTCGTCGCCGCGCTCACCGCCCCCGTCGTGCGGCTGACGCGGACGGTGGCGCCGGCCGTGCTCCTGGCGACGTGTGCGGTGCTGTGGATCGGGGTGTGGGTCGTGCTGGCGGCGCCGATGCTGCACCTCGGCGCCAGTGGGACGTTCGTCGTCGCCGGCTACGGGCTGTTCAGTGTCGGCGAGACGATGCTCGCGCCGGTGCTGACGCCGCTCGCCGCGACCCTGGCCCCGGCCGGCGCCACCGGCCGCACCCTGGCCGCGGTCACCGGCGCGCAGACGCTCGCGACCGCGATCGGCCCCGGGCTGTCCGGTCTGCTGCTGGGGCTCGGTCTGCCGCTCGGTTTCGTCGCGCTGCAGATCCTGTGCTGCGTGCTCGCCATCGGCTGCGCACTGCGCCTCGGCCGGGTGGACGCCGCCCGGCACCAGCAGTCCTTGGCGCTCGCCGCCTGA
- a CDS encoding VOC family protein translates to MERLGNSQIVAAGLADWRALGQGLHARYLLDDLAAGAAFAVDVAPVVDGAADGVELRLRPGSIDLTLYTVEDGRWVTSRDVDRARGISEIARRRGLTAAPRQVAQLELALDTPSHERVGPFWAALLTGDAGNTVYDSVFDPSDRVPAVWFQITDEHETPRQRWHFDLWLAPEVADERIAAAVAAGGTLVYDGHAPMFTILADPDGNRVCVCTSTGRD, encoded by the coding sequence ATGGAGCGACTCGGGAACAGTCAGATCGTCGCCGCCGGTCTCGCCGACTGGCGCGCACTCGGCCAGGGGCTACACGCCCGCTACCTGCTCGACGATCTCGCCGCCGGCGCCGCGTTCGCCGTCGACGTCGCGCCGGTCGTCGACGGCGCGGCCGACGGTGTCGAGCTGCGGCTGCGGCCCGGCTCGATCGACCTCACGCTGTACACCGTCGAGGACGGTCGGTGGGTCACGTCGCGCGACGTCGACCGTGCCCGCGGCATCAGCGAGATCGCGCGCCGACGCGGCCTCACCGCGGCGCCGAGACAGGTCGCCCAGTTGGAGCTCGCCCTCGACACCCCGAGCCACGAGCGGGTCGGCCCGTTCTGGGCGGCGCTGCTCACCGGCGACGCCGGCAACACCGTGTACGACTCGGTCTTCGACCCCAGCGACCGCGTGCCGGCCGTGTGGTTCCAGATCACCGACGAGCACGAGACACCGCGGCAGCGGTGGCACTTCGACCTCTGGCTCGCTCCCGAGGTCGCCGACGAGCGCATCGCGGCGGCCGTCGCCGCCGGCGGCACCCTCGTGTACGACGGCCACGCCCCCATGTTCACGATCCTGGCCGACCCCGACGGCAACCGGGTGTGCGTGTGCACCAGCACGGGGCGCGACTAG
- a CDS encoding DUF1206 domain-containing protein, whose translation MPRPWPRSLGSAAARFGLGSRVVVYLTLTVLVVQLAAGARRANTDQASGIRVLGANPAGVVALLVLVVGVSCYVTWRLVSAWTDGGSDDTAAQRWLAAAEGLGYLPFGYMALAVLLGDDAAASQGPRYRTLSARIMQDAAGRWLVGAVGVVVIVVGLFLGSQGVRASFLDSLHLPPGRPWLGRAVRIAGGVGSIGRGLVFTLAGVLVVYAAVTAEPAKTGGVDAALDTVRAAPFGRYLLLAAAVAFAAFALLTLAEAAWREVGVTADDAGEPDDAGEPQGVR comes from the coding sequence ATGCCGCGGCCGTGGCCGCGTTCGCTGGGCAGTGCCGCCGCGCGGTTCGGTCTCGGATCGCGCGTGGTCGTGTACCTGACGCTGACCGTGCTCGTGGTGCAGCTGGCGGCGGGGGCGCGACGCGCGAACACCGACCAGGCCTCGGGTATCCGGGTCCTCGGCGCGAACCCCGCAGGAGTGGTGGCGCTGCTCGTCCTCGTGGTCGGTGTGTCGTGTTACGTCACGTGGCGGCTCGTCTCGGCATGGACCGACGGGGGCTCGGACGACACCGCGGCGCAGCGGTGGCTCGCGGCGGCCGAGGGACTGGGCTACCTGCCCTTCGGCTACATGGCGCTCGCGGTGCTGCTCGGCGACGACGCCGCCGCCAGCCAGGGGCCGCGGTACCGGACGCTGTCGGCCCGCATCATGCAGGATGCGGCGGGGCGCTGGCTCGTCGGCGCGGTCGGCGTGGTGGTGATCGTCGTCGGGCTGTTCCTGGGCTCGCAGGGCGTGCGCGCCTCGTTCCTCGACTCGCTGCACCTGCCGCCCGGCCGGCCCTGGCTCGGCCGCGCGGTACGCATCGCCGGGGGCGTCGGGTCGATCGGCCGCGGGCTGGTCTTCACGCTCGCCGGGGTGCTGGTCGTCTACGCCGCCGTCACCGCGGAACCGGCCAAGACCGGCGGCGTCGACGCCGCCCTCGACACCGTGCGGGCCGCGCCCTTCGGTCGCTACCTGTTGCTGGCGGCCGCCGTCGCGTTCGCCGCGTTCGCCCTGCTCACCCTCGCCGAGGCCGCGTGGCGCGAGGTCGGCGTCACCGCGGACGACGCCGGAGAACCGGACGACGCCGGCGAGCCGCAGGGGGTCCGCTAG
- a CDS encoding alpha/beta fold hydrolase, with translation MSRPDPLPSPEYFTASDGTRLAYRELGAGRPVLLVHGFFSSGTANWIGNGHAAALVAAGHRVVVPDLRGHGRSATPTDLAAYPPDVLVDDLVVLLDHLGLAGDDDLAAAGYSLGARTVARLLLRGVPVRRAVLGGQGLGALTHVAGSARTSVARHVLSDAAGGDRTPVQRWFAQQWRRKDEATRAALRALLASSVSTPADELRTITVPTLVLTGSDDDVADARDLATTLPRAAVVEVPGDHVTAAGRPEVADALVNFLDGDGGPR, from the coding sequence GTGTCCCGTCCCGACCCGCTGCCCTCCCCCGAGTACTTCACGGCGTCGGACGGGACGCGGCTCGCCTACCGGGAGCTCGGCGCGGGCCGTCCGGTGCTGCTCGTGCACGGCTTCTTCTCCTCGGGCACGGCCAACTGGATCGGCAACGGTCACGCCGCCGCGCTCGTCGCCGCCGGCCACCGGGTCGTGGTGCCCGATCTGCGCGGCCACGGGCGCAGCGCGACGCCGACCGACCTCGCCGCCTACCCGCCGGACGTCCTCGTGGACGACCTGGTCGTGCTGCTCGACCACCTCGGCCTCGCCGGCGACGACGATCTCGCCGCGGCGGGCTACTCCCTCGGCGCGCGCACCGTGGCCCGGTTGCTGCTGCGCGGCGTGCCCGTACGCCGCGCCGTACTCGGTGGCCAGGGTCTCGGCGCGCTCACGCACGTCGCCGGCAGCGCGCGCACCAGCGTCGCGCGTCACGTCCTCTCCGACGCGGCGGGGGGCGACCGCACCCCGGTGCAGCGCTGGTTCGCCCAGCAGTGGCGGCGCAAGGACGAGGCCACGCGGGCCGCGCTGCGGGCACTGCTCGCGTCGTCGGTGAGCACGCCGGCCGACGAGCTGCGCACGATCACGGTGCCCACGCTCGTCCTCACCGGGTCCGACGACGACGTCGCCGACGCTCGGGACCTCGCCACCACGCTGCCGCGCGCAGCGGTGGTCGAGGTGCCCGGCGATCACGTCACCGCCGCCGGCCGGCCCGAGGTCGCCGACGCGCTGGTCAACTTCCTCGACGGGGACGGCGGCCCGCGGTGA
- a CDS encoding cytochrome P450 gives MQTPRDVTLAELAGPDAAAALARLRAHAPVTRLAELDGWLVTGHAPALAVMRDAAHFTVADPRFSTARVVGASMLSTDGAEHRRHRRPFAAPFRAAELEQRFGGEVARLATGLVARLRPARAADLRTEFAGPLSTAVVAHTLGLRDIDVPTVLGWYAAIVAAVTALSAGDRPTGEEIAAMRDLAVAVRGGLGHDASSVLTGARGSLRDDEIVANAAVMMFGGIETTEGMIANLVTHLLADPAALDRVRVEPDLVPVAVEESLRLEPAAAVVDRYATADVVLAGAAIAAGDLVRVSLAAANRDPAVFDRPDEFELDRANSRSQLAFARGPHACIAMDLARLETRVGLGALLDGLPGLRPVAPAAAAGLVFRKPAAVRVHWDF, from the coding sequence ATGCAGACCCCGCGGGACGTCACACTCGCCGAGCTGGCCGGGCCCGACGCGGCGGCGGCACTCGCCCGGTTGCGCGCGCACGCCCCGGTCACCCGGCTGGCCGAACTCGACGGCTGGCTGGTCACGGGGCACGCACCGGCGCTCGCGGTCATGCGCGACGCCGCCCACTTCACCGTGGCGGACCCACGCTTCTCCACCGCCCGGGTGGTGGGGGCGAGCATGCTGTCGACCGACGGCGCCGAGCACCGTCGGCACCGTCGGCCTTTCGCGGCCCCGTTCCGCGCCGCCGAGCTCGAGCAGCGCTTCGGCGGCGAGGTCGCCCGGCTGGCGACCGGCCTCGTCGCCCGGCTCCGGCCCGCCCGTGCCGCCGACCTGCGGACCGAGTTCGCCGGCCCGCTCTCGACGGCGGTCGTGGCGCACACGCTCGGGTTGCGAGACATCGACGTCCCCACCGTGCTGGGCTGGTACGCGGCCATCGTCGCCGCGGTGACCGCGCTCAGCGCCGGCGACCGGCCGACGGGGGAGGAGATCGCGGCGATGCGCGATCTCGCCGTCGCGGTCCGCGGTGGACTCGGCCACGACGCGTCCTCGGTGCTCACCGGGGCGCGCGGGTCGCTGCGCGACGACGAGATCGTGGCCAATGCGGCCGTGATGATGTTCGGCGGCATCGAGACGACCGAGGGGATGATCGCGAACCTGGTGACGCACCTGCTCGCCGACCCCGCCGCGCTCGACCGGGTGAGGGTCGAGCCCGACCTGGTGCCCGTCGCGGTGGAGGAGTCGCTGCGACTGGAGCCGGCTGCGGCCGTCGTCGACCGGTACGCGACCGCGGACGTCGTGCTGGCCGGGGCCGCGATCGCGGCGGGCGACCTCGTGCGGGTGTCACTCGCCGCGGCGAACCGCGACCCCGCCGTCTTCGACCGCCCGGACGAATTCGAGCTGGATCGAGCAAATTCGCGCTCCCAGCTGGCGTTCGCCCGCGGCCCCCACGCGTGCATCGCCATGGATCTCGCCCGGCTCGAGACGCGCGTCGGGCTCGGCGCGCTGCTCGACGGCCTGCCCGGACTCCGTCCGGTCGCCCCGGCAGCGGCGGCGGGGCTCGTGTTCCGCAAGCCCGCCGCGGTGCGCGTGCACTGGGACTTCTAG
- a CDS encoding hemolysin family protein, whose protein sequence is MTVLNLLVAVLLLIGNAFFVGAEFAAVSVRRAQVEPLADAGNKRAVRVLDALRRLSLLLAGAQLGITLCSLGLGAVAEPAVAVLFEDVFHALHVPAGLTHPIAFAIALALVVLLHMVLGEMVPKNIALASSERAALILVPALDSFVRATRVVIGSLNALANGSLRLLGIQPQDELKSAYTPEELADILAESRSEGYLDAGQHQRLTSALSFGDRTAGDVVVPAAELVTVDPDTTADAVQRLAAETGFSRFPIRRGDRLVGFVHVKDALVGDLVSDVAMPARFRHAMPAVDVAMPLPDVLTTLRRARSHLGHVVENGRSVGVVALEDVVEEVVGEIADTTHTA, encoded by the coding sequence GTGACCGTCCTCAACCTGCTCGTCGCGGTCCTGCTGCTGATCGGCAACGCGTTCTTCGTCGGTGCCGAGTTCGCCGCGGTCAGCGTGCGCCGCGCCCAGGTCGAACCACTCGCCGACGCGGGCAACAAGCGCGCCGTCCGCGTCCTCGACGCGCTGCGTCGGTTGTCGCTGCTGCTCGCCGGCGCGCAGCTCGGCATCACGCTGTGCTCGCTGGGTCTCGGCGCGGTCGCCGAGCCGGCGGTCGCCGTGCTCTTCGAGGACGTCTTCCACGCCCTGCACGTGCCGGCCGGGCTCACCCACCCGATCGCGTTCGCCATCGCACTGGCCCTCGTCGTCCTGCTGCACATGGTGCTCGGCGAGATGGTGCCGAAGAACATCGCGCTCGCCAGCTCCGAACGCGCCGCGCTGATCCTCGTCCCCGCCCTCGACTCGTTCGTCCGCGCGACCCGGGTGGTCATCGGCAGCCTGAACGCGCTGGCGAACGGATCGCTGCGGCTGCTCGGCATCCAGCCGCAGGACGAGCTCAAGTCGGCGTACACGCCGGAAGAACTCGCCGACATCCTCGCGGAATCACGCAGCGAGGGGTACCTCGACGCCGGCCAGCACCAGCGCCTGACCAGCGCGCTGTCCTTCGGCGACCGCACCGCCGGTGACGTCGTCGTCCCGGCCGCCGAGCTCGTCACCGTCGACCCGGACACGACCGCCGACGCCGTGCAGCGGCTGGCGGCCGAGACCGGCTTCTCGCGCTTCCCGATTCGACGCGGCGATCGACTGGTCGGTTTCGTCCACGTCAAGGACGCGCTCGTGGGCGATCTGGTGAGCGACGTCGCGATGCCGGCCCGGTTCCGGCACGCCATGCCCGCCGTCGACGTCGCGATGCCACTGCCGGACGTGCTCACCACGCTGCGTCGAGCGCGCAGCCACCTCGGCCACGTCGTCGAGAACGGTCGCAGCGTCGGCGTGGTCGCGCTGGAGGACGTCGTCGAGGAGGTCGTCGGCGAGATCGCCGACACGACGCACACCGCCTAG
- a CDS encoding hemolysin family protein: MALALVGLAAVIVLTLGTALFVAAEFSLVAADRAELENAQRHGDRAAGRALQAVRTLSFQLSGAQLGITITTLVVGFLAEPSISDLLHPALTGLGLPDAASETIGVVVALVAATVLQMVVGELIPKNWAIAHPTPVSRRIAGPMRTFTGLLRPLIAACNGMANLVVRRLGIEPQEELRSARSATELGSLVRTSAEEGTLPGATAQLLARSLAFGERVAGEVMTPRNRVVELDENATVTDLLTTTRESGHSRFPVVRVVDGLRDIDDIAGVVHVKKAIQVPPERRDTTSVRELVAPIPQVPEQLRLGPLLARLRQPGLQMAVVVDEYGGTAGIVTLEDVVEELVGDVRDEHDTAEASDEVRRAADVVELSARLRIDEAAERVPGFTAPEGPYDTLAGLLLARLGRLARPGDTVEVDGWTLTATDVEDKRIDTVTVRLADAGGTAADAGPTGAEVAS; the protein is encoded by the coding sequence GTGGCCCTCGCCCTCGTCGGGCTCGCCGCCGTCATCGTGCTGACGCTCGGCACCGCCTTGTTCGTCGCCGCGGAGTTCTCGCTCGTCGCTGCCGACCGCGCCGAGCTCGAGAACGCCCAACGGCACGGCGACCGCGCGGCCGGCCGGGCGCTGCAGGCCGTCCGCACGCTGTCCTTCCAGCTCTCCGGCGCCCAGCTGGGGATCACGATCACCACCCTCGTGGTGGGGTTCCTGGCCGAGCCGTCGATCTCGGATCTGCTGCACCCCGCACTCACCGGTCTCGGCCTCCCCGACGCGGCGAGCGAGACGATCGGCGTCGTGGTGGCGCTCGTCGCCGCCACCGTGCTGCAGATGGTGGTGGGCGAGCTGATCCCGAAGAACTGGGCCATCGCCCACCCGACGCCGGTGTCACGCCGCATCGCCGGTCCGATGCGGACGTTCACCGGCCTGCTCCGGCCGTTGATCGCCGCGTGCAACGGCATGGCGAACCTCGTGGTGCGTCGGCTCGGCATCGAGCCGCAGGAGGAGCTGCGCTCGGCCCGCTCGGCCACCGAGCTCGGCAGCCTCGTCCGGACCTCCGCCGAGGAGGGGACGCTGCCCGGCGCCACCGCGCAGCTGCTCGCCCGGTCGCTGGCCTTCGGCGAGCGCGTCGCGGGCGAGGTGATGACCCCGCGCAACCGTGTCGTCGAGCTCGACGAGAACGCCACCGTCACCGATCTGCTCACCACGACGCGGGAGTCCGGGCACTCCCGCTTCCCGGTCGTGCGCGTCGTCGACGGGCTGCGCGACATCGACGACATCGCCGGCGTCGTCCACGTCAAGAAGGCCATCCAGGTGCCGCCCGAGCGGCGCGACACGACGTCGGTCCGCGAGCTCGTCGCCCCCATCCCGCAGGTGCCCGAGCAGCTGCGCCTCGGCCCGCTGCTGGCCCGGCTGCGGCAACCGGGGCTGCAGATGGCCGTCGTCGTCGACGAGTACGGCGGCACGGCCGGCATCGTCACGCTCGAGGACGTCGTCGAGGAGCTCGTCGGCGACGTCCGCGACGAGCACGACACCGCCGAGGCGTCGGACGAGGTGCGCCGGGCCGCGGACGTCGTCGAGCTGTCGGCCCGGTTGCGCATCGACGAGGCGGCCGAGCGCGTGCCGGGGTTCACGGCTCCGGAGGGCCCCTACGACACCCTCGCCGGACTGCTGCTCGCCCGCCTGGGCCGGCTCGCGCGGCCGGGCGACACCGTCGAGGTCGACGGCTGGACCCTCACCGCGACCGACGTCGAGGACAAGCGCATCGACACCGTGACCGTCCGGCTGGCCGACGCGGGTGGGACCGCCGCCGACGCCGGGCCGACCGGGGCCGAGGTCGCGTCGTGA
- the malQ gene encoding 4-alpha-glucanotransferase — MNPLHELAAAYGVDAEVWSWQGEHAAVDDATLRAVLAALGADASSGDACRGELARLAAERAARPLPPYAVAREGDEVEVATSATGVTLTREDGTTTELAAVDGVVTLPADLPVGYHRLTAGDSGCAVIAPPRRVPLPPRLRSGPAWGLAAQLYSVRSRRSWGIGDLADLGTMAEWAAREHGADFVLVNPLHAAEVVAPMNPSPYSPTTRRFGNPMYLHVEDVPEYGRLDDATRSRVDDLGADVRSAAGDLLDRDAAWAAKRSALEVLHDVAPTAARAAAFAAYREREGVALRDFATWCAITDVHGNVRDAWPAGLQTPGTAAVAAFAAEHEPLVTFFAWSQWLLDEQLTGVQRRAVEAGMGLGIVHDVAVGVNPTGADAWALPGELATSVTVGAPPDAYSQTGQDWDQPPWRPDRLAALGYAPFRDLFAAAVRHSGGLRVDHVIGLFRLWWIPRGRPALAGTYVHYDHDAVIGILMIEAARAGAVLIGEDLGNVEPWVRDYLRERGIFGTSILWFEYDGDAPLSPERWRELCLASVTTHDLPPTTGYLAGDHVRLRHELGLLTRDYDEELGADRAAIERWLSVVRDAGLPTGDDEETVLSLHRLLGRAPSLLRCAALTDAVGDRRIQNQPGTTQQQHPNWQVPLSGPDGTPLLLDDVLTDGRAAAVAAAMRAAVGRDATHT, encoded by the coding sequence GTGAATCCACTGCACGAACTCGCCGCGGCCTACGGTGTGGACGCCGAGGTGTGGAGCTGGCAGGGCGAGCACGCGGCCGTCGACGACGCCACGCTGCGGGCCGTCCTCGCCGCGCTCGGTGCCGACGCCTCGTCCGGGGACGCCTGCCGCGGCGAGCTGGCCCGCCTCGCTGCCGAGCGCGCCGCCCGCCCGTTGCCGCCGTACGCCGTGGCGCGCGAGGGCGACGAGGTCGAGGTCGCGACGTCGGCGACCGGGGTGACGCTCACGCGCGAGGACGGCACGACGACCGAGCTCGCCGCCGTCGACGGCGTGGTGACGCTGCCGGCGGACCTCCCCGTCGGGTACCACCGGCTCACCGCCGGCGACAGCGGCTGCGCGGTGATCGCTCCGCCCCGACGCGTGCCGTTGCCGCCGCGGCTGCGCAGCGGGCCGGCCTGGGGCCTGGCCGCCCAGCTCTACAGCGTGCGTTCACGTCGTTCGTGGGGCATCGGCGACCTCGCCGACCTCGGCACCATGGCCGAGTGGGCGGCCCGCGAGCACGGCGCCGACTTCGTCCTCGTGAACCCGCTGCACGCGGCCGAGGTCGTCGCCCCGATGAATCCGTCGCCGTACTCGCCGACGACGCGGCGCTTCGGCAACCCGATGTACCTCCACGTCGAGGACGTCCCCGAGTACGGCCGGCTCGACGACGCCACCCGCAGCCGCGTCGACGACCTCGGCGCCGACGTGCGCAGCGCCGCCGGCGACCTGCTCGACCGCGACGCCGCGTGGGCGGCGAAGCGGTCCGCCCTCGAGGTGCTGCACGACGTCGCGCCCACCGCGGCGCGCGCCGCCGCGTTCGCCGCCTACCGCGAGCGCGAGGGGGTCGCGCTGCGCGACTTCGCCACGTGGTGCGCCATCACCGACGTCCACGGCAACGTGCGTGACGCGTGGCCGGCCGGACTGCAGACCCCGGGCACCGCGGCGGTGGCCGCCTTCGCCGCGGAGCACGAGCCCCTGGTCACGTTCTTCGCGTGGTCCCAGTGGCTGCTCGACGAGCAGTTGACCGGGGTGCAGCGACGGGCGGTCGAGGCGGGCATGGGGCTCGGCATCGTCCACGACGTCGCGGTGGGCGTGAACCCCACCGGTGCCGACGCCTGGGCCCTGCCCGGCGAGCTCGCGACGTCCGTCACCGTCGGCGCGCCGCCGGACGCGTACTCGCAGACCGGGCAGGACTGGGACCAGCCGCCGTGGCGTCCGGACCGCCTCGCCGCCCTCGGCTACGCGCCGTTCCGGGACCTGTTCGCCGCGGCCGTGCGGCACAGCGGCGGGCTGCGCGTCGACCACGTGATCGGGCTCTTCCGGCTGTGGTGGATCCCGCGCGGCCGACCCGCGCTCGCCGGCACCTACGTCCACTACGACCACGACGCGGTGATCGGCATCCTCATGATCGAGGCGGCCCGGGCGGGTGCGGTGCTGATCGGCGAGGACCTCGGCAACGTCGAACCGTGGGTGCGCGACTACCTGCGCGAACGCGGGATCTTCGGCACGTCCATCCTCTGGTTCGAGTACGACGGCGACGCGCCGCTGTCACCCGAGCGCTGGCGCGAGCTCTGCCTCGCGTCCGTCACCACCCACGACCTGCCGCCGACGACCGGTTACCTGGCGGGCGATCACGTGCGGTTGCGTCACGAGCTGGGCCTGCTGACCCGCGACTACGACGAGGAGCTCGGCGCGGACCGCGCGGCGATCGAGCGCTGGCTGTCCGTCGTCCGCGACGCCGGGTTGCCGACCGGTGACGACGAGGAAACCGTGCTCTCGCTGCACCGGCTGCTGGGCCGGGCACCGTCGTTGTTGCGGTGCGCCGCGCTCACCGATGCCGTGGGTGACCGGCGCATCCAGAACCAGCCCGGGACGACGCAGCAGCAGCACCCGAACTGGCAGGTCCCGCTCAGCGGTCCGGACGGCACCCCGCTGCTGCTCGACGACGTCCTCACCGACGGCCGGGCCGCCGCGGTCGCCGCCGCGATGCGCGCCGCCGTCGGCCGGGACGCGACGCACACCTGA
- a CDS encoding cupin domain-containing protein, whose protein sequence is MTIGGFMDPAVFELHGNRFDAYVRPAAGSTQLCAWRLTVPAALDGTSHRPDREEVLLGLSGELAVTVDDHTHRLVPGEVVLVPAAARLRVSGGPDGGSAWVTTTVGLRATTDDGAVLAPPWCG, encoded by the coding sequence TTGACCATTGGAGGCTTCATGGATCCCGCCGTCTTCGAGCTCCACGGCAACCGCTTCGACGCCTACGTCCGCCCGGCCGCAGGCAGCACGCAGCTGTGCGCCTGGCGACTCACCGTTCCCGCGGCCCTGGACGGCACGTCGCACCGGCCCGACCGCGAGGAGGTTCTGCTGGGCCTCAGCGGCGAACTCGCGGTGACCGTCGACGACCACACACACCGGCTCGTACCCGGCGAGGTCGTGCTCGTCCCCGCCGCGGCGCGGCTGCGCGTCTCCGGCGGACCGGACGGGGGCTCGGCGTGGGTCACCACGACCGTCGGCCTCCGCGCCACGACCGATGACGGCGCCGTACTGGCCCCACCCTGGTGCGGCTGA